The following are from one region of the Microcoleus sp. FACHB-831 genome:
- a CDS encoding DUF305 domain-containing protein, with the protein MRTNFFKNSFLMLTLVAIAGSTSAFITACSSASQNQAQAPNASPSDAGGMDHTGHGSGMNHSVAMDWGPADANYDLRFIDAMTIHHQGAVTMARVAQQKSKRPEIKQLSDNIIKDQNKEINQMQQWRQGWYPQASKQPVAYGGEGKSVVPMSEQQRQSMMMSGDMGSADAEFDLRFINGMISHHEGAITMAQDALSKSKRPEIKQLAQEIITSQKAEIEQMKQWRLAWYKK; encoded by the coding sequence ATGCGAACTAACTTTTTTAAAAATAGCTTTTTGATGCTTACCCTAGTAGCGATCGCTGGATCAACAAGCGCATTTATTACAGCTTGTTCTAGTGCCTCCCAAAACCAAGCCCAAGCCCCAAACGCCTCCCCATCAGATGCTGGCGGCATGGATCATACAGGGCATGGCAGCGGGATGAATCATAGCGTAGCAATGGATTGGGGGCCAGCAGATGCCAACTACGATCTGCGATTTATCGACGCGATGACAATACATCATCAAGGTGCTGTGACGATGGCTCGTGTTGCCCAACAAAAATCTAAACGCCCTGAAATAAAACAGCTATCTGACAACATCATTAAAGATCAAAATAAAGAAATAAATCAGATGCAACAGTGGCGGCAGGGATGGTATCCTCAAGCCAGTAAACAACCTGTTGCCTACGGAGGTGAAGGCAAATCTGTAGTTCCAATGTCGGAACAACAACGCCAAAGCATGATGATGTCTGGAGATATGGGATCTGCCGATGCTGAGTTCGATCTGCGCTTTATTAATGGGATGATTTCGCACCATGAAGGTGCGATAACAATGGCTCAAGATGCACTCAGTAAGTCTAAACGACCGGAAATTAAACAATTAGCCCAAGAAATTATCACTTCTCAAAAAGCAGAAATTGAGCAAATGAAACAGTGGCGACTAGCGTGGTATAAAAAGTAA
- a CDS encoding efflux RND transporter periplasmic adaptor subunit: MRFHLMAMRSVSGIFLFLLLLITPKFVLAHGGHGDEFHQETEANPGTQQGIQVDAQTVKRMGIEVKPVTKQQMDFGIKTTGQIEILPSQKVEVTSPTPGKIVELLVEPGAVVQAGKVVAVIAAPDLVELRVNSQEKRAEAEADLQQAEADLKLAEQNYQRYLQIAAADIKQARSQLALAEERYNRDRELSAQGAIPRRQVLEDETELAEALATVTKATSRREVLEAEAQLKRAKSAVEVANSRIRLSNAAYQTRLQQLGTRANDKGLVTVTAPISGTVTDREITLGQSVEEAGEKLMTILNNSRVWATANIYEKDLEKVKIGQQAIAKVASLPNRTFTGKIAVIGSVVEGETRVVPVKAEVDNADGQLKPGMFAQLEVLTDKTPTAVLVIPTSAVVEANGRQLVYVENGTTFEPAEVALGRTLGELVEIKRSLFDGDRIVTQGAIQLYAESLKGNRSPQQGAIREAEKGKSEEKESIIQNFLPWLWVVGGGGAIASGAFWLGRRTQTRIVSSTFLPYESETVPQDPETEKEKVKSP; encoded by the coding sequence ATGCGCTTCCACCTTATGGCAATGCGTTCTGTTTCAGGAATATTTCTATTTTTGTTGTTACTTATAACACCAAAATTTGTTTTAGCTCATGGTGGGCACGGAGACGAATTTCATCAAGAAACAGAAGCAAATCCGGGGACTCAACAGGGAATTCAGGTGGATGCCCAAACAGTAAAGCGGATGGGAATTGAAGTTAAACCCGTCACGAAGCAGCAGATGGATTTTGGCATTAAAACTACAGGTCAAATTGAAATTTTACCCAGCCAAAAAGTAGAAGTTACTTCACCAACTCCAGGTAAAATTGTTGAACTTTTAGTAGAACCTGGTGCCGTTGTCCAAGCAGGGAAAGTTGTCGCCGTCATCGCTGCACCTGACTTAGTAGAATTGCGCGTCAATTCCCAGGAAAAACGGGCAGAAGCAGAGGCAGATTTGCAACAAGCTGAAGCTGATTTAAAGTTAGCCGAACAAAATTATCAGCGATACTTGCAGATAGCCGCAGCAGACATAAAACAAGCCCGCAGCCAGTTAGCCTTGGCTGAGGAACGGTATAACCGAGATCGGGAACTCTCAGCACAGGGAGCAATTCCGCGCCGCCAGGTGCTGGAAGACGAAACCGAACTGGCAGAAGCTTTGGCGACAGTTACCAAAGCCACCAGCCGCCGGGAAGTTCTGGAAGCTGAAGCGCAACTTAAACGCGCTAAATCAGCGGTAGAAGTGGCAAATTCTCGTATCCGCCTGAGTAACGCCGCTTATCAAACTCGACTGCAACAACTAGGAACTCGTGCCAATGATAAAGGACTGGTGACGGTGACTGCACCGATTTCTGGAACTGTTACTGACCGGGAAATCACTCTGGGTCAATCGGTGGAAGAGGCGGGGGAAAAGTTGATGACTATCCTCAATAATAGTCGGGTTTGGGCTACAGCGAATATTTACGAAAAAGATTTAGAAAAAGTAAAAATTGGGCAACAAGCGATCGCAAAGGTTGCCAGTTTGCCAAATCGTACTTTTACAGGCAAGATTGCCGTAATTGGCTCGGTTGTAGAAGGTGAAACGCGGGTTGTACCAGTCAAAGCCGAAGTGGATAATGCTGATGGACAGTTGAAACCGGGAATGTTTGCCCAATTAGAAGTTTTGACTGATAAGACACCAACTGCTGTGTTAGTGATTCCAACTTCAGCTGTGGTAGAAGCCAATGGCAGACAGCTGGTTTATGTGGAAAATGGTACAACTTTCGAGCCTGCTGAAGTCGCTTTGGGCAGAACTTTGGGAGAGTTAGTTGAAATTAAGCGTAGCTTGTTTGATGGCGATCGCATCGTCACCCAAGGCGCAATTCAACTTTATGCCGAATCTTTAAAAGGCAATCGATCCCCACAACAGGGCGCAATTCGGGAAGCGGAAAAAGGGAAAAGTGAAGAAAAAGAGTCAATAATCCAAAATTTCCTTCCCTGGTTGTGGGTTGTAGGTGGTGGGGGAGCGATCGCATCTGGTGCTTTTTGGTTAGGTCGTCGCACCCAAACCCGCATAGTTTCCAGCACTTTTCTCCCCTACGAATCAGAGACTGTTCCCCAAGATCCAGAAACTGAAAAGGAAAAAGTAAAAAGTCCATAA
- a CDS encoding ThiF family adenylyltransferase has translation MSIFFHEQLHRTPALMAQLRDVPVTVCGVGALGANITENLARSGFGKLVTIDRDRIEERNLSTQPYYRSDVGAYKAKILTNTIYRALGVAVDGRSKELTSANVAQLLAGSGIVIDTFDNSTSRQVVKDYCTNANIPCLHVGLASDYAEVIWNEIYRVPSPANDDVCDYPLARNLVMLAVAVACEVIVTFVATGNKESFTVTLGDFAVKPFDNF, from the coding sequence ATGTCTATTTTCTTTCACGAACAACTCCACAGAACACCCGCATTAATGGCACAGCTGCGCGATGTCCCGGTGACTGTTTGCGGTGTGGGGGCGCTGGGTGCAAATATTACGGAAAATCTGGCGCGTTCGGGTTTTGGTAAACTGGTGACAATCGATCGCGATCGCATTGAAGAACGCAACCTCTCCACCCAGCCTTACTACCGTTCAGACGTTGGTGCGTACAAAGCGAAAATTCTCACTAATACTATTTATCGCGCCTTGGGTGTCGCAGTCGATGGGCGTTCCAAAGAATTAACATCGGCAAACGTCGCCCAATTGCTTGCTGGTAGCGGTATTGTCATTGATACTTTTGACAACAGCACCAGTCGTCAAGTTGTCAAAGATTATTGCACCAATGCAAATATTCCTTGCCTACACGTCGGCTTAGCTTCCGACTATGCCGAGGTTATCTGGAACGAAATTTATCGTGTTCCTTCCCCAGCAAATGATGATGTTTGCGACTACCCGCTGGCAAGAAATTTGGTAATGTTGGCTGTGGCGGTGGCTTGTGAAGTTATTGTCACTTTTGTTGCCACTGGGAATAAAGAAAGTTTCACAGTGACGCTGGGAGATTTTGCCGTCAAACCATTTGATAACTTTTGA
- a CDS encoding efflux RND transporter permease subunit: protein MLSAIIKWSIKQRWIVVLAAGVITVWIFRVASQMPVDVFPDFAPPQVEIQTEAPGLAPEEVESLVTLPIESAINGTPGVTTVRSASAVGLSVVKVIFNWETDIYQARQLVTERLQQAQEKLPESVDSPQISPISSPIGTVLQYAFTITEDKPQSQIDLMELRRIVDWQVTNRLLAVPGVSQVVAYGGDIRQYQVLVDSEKLKAFNVSLREVQEAAAAANVNAPGGYLTNPDQELLIRGIGRIESIEDLQQSVITSRNGTPIMLGDVADVKIGAALKRGDASLNGKKAIVLMVNKQPLVDTPTVTRAIEAAMAEVQSGLPKDVQVQVTFRQEDFIDASIENVREALVEGSFIVALILIPFLMNWRTLVVSLTALPLSLLLGLLALNWLGQGLNTMTLGGLAVAIGSAVDDAIVDAENVYRSLREYKNKGLGTRESEQGNLPNSQSQIPNIKSPLDVVFEGCQEVRDSLFGATLITVVVFSPIFALAGVEGRIFAPMGIAYLVAVLASSVTALTVTPALCAILLPHGSFPEKEPWVARFFKGLYRPFLMFSLRSSKLISVIVIASLVAAIAIAPSLGRVFLPEFQERSLVNTLTLYPGVSLENTNRAGEALQDALKDDPRFDFIQLRSGRAPGDADAAGVNFGHLDVELSEAGIKDRKGSIEKLREEFAKLPGVAPNIGGFISHRMDEVLSGVRSAIALKIFGPDLQQLRTIGRQVEDIMKTVPGIVDLQLEPQLPIRQIQIQFDRSAAARYGLTVGELSETIETALNGKVVSQVLEQQQTFDLVVWLKEDARRNLDTISNLLVDTPNNQKIPLAQVAQIDNGTGPNTINRENVSRLIVVSANASGRDLRSVVDEISAKVKQQVQLPPGYFIQYGGQFESEQRATQNILLFSSLAFVVITILIYFSVKSFPSTAMIMINLPLALVGGVLSIALTDGVISVASLVGFITLFGVATRNGLLLVDNYNAKFADGLPFREVIIEGSMQRLNAILMTAFTSALGLLPLVFGGGAGKEILQPLAVVVLGGLFTSTALTLLVLPALYAQFGKILIPKKV, encoded by the coding sequence ATGCTCAGTGCCATCATCAAGTGGTCTATTAAACAACGCTGGATAGTTGTCCTCGCCGCCGGGGTAATTACAGTATGGATCTTTCGCGTGGCTTCGCAAATGCCAGTGGATGTTTTTCCCGATTTTGCTCCACCTCAAGTAGAAATACAAACTGAAGCCCCAGGATTGGCACCAGAGGAAGTAGAATCCCTCGTTACTTTACCTATTGAAAGTGCAATTAATGGGACTCCGGGAGTAACAACAGTACGCTCTGCCTCAGCGGTGGGACTCTCAGTTGTTAAAGTTATTTTCAACTGGGAAACTGATATTTATCAAGCCCGGCAGTTAGTGACAGAAAGATTGCAGCAAGCTCAAGAAAAACTACCAGAAAGTGTCGATTCACCCCAAATTTCGCCTATTAGTTCTCCTATCGGTACTGTACTCCAATATGCTTTTACTATTACCGAGGATAAACCTCAATCCCAAATTGACTTGATGGAGTTACGACGGATTGTCGATTGGCAAGTGACCAATCGCCTCTTAGCTGTTCCTGGTGTCTCGCAAGTTGTGGCTTATGGCGGTGATATTCGCCAGTATCAAGTATTAGTTGATTCAGAAAAGCTGAAAGCGTTTAATGTCTCTTTGCGCGAAGTACAAGAAGCTGCTGCTGCTGCTAATGTTAATGCTCCTGGTGGTTATTTAACTAATCCAGACCAAGAATTATTAATCCGAGGCATTGGCCGGATTGAATCTATTGAAGACTTACAGCAATCAGTAATTACATCTCGCAATGGTACACCCATTATGCTAGGAGATGTTGCTGATGTTAAAATTGGTGCTGCCTTGAAGCGTGGCGATGCCAGCTTAAACGGCAAAAAGGCAATAGTTTTAATGGTTAATAAACAGCCGCTTGTTGATACTCCGACTGTCACTCGTGCCATAGAAGCGGCAATGGCAGAGGTTCAATCTGGCTTACCCAAAGATGTACAAGTGCAGGTAACTTTTCGTCAGGAAGACTTTATCGACGCCTCAATTGAAAATGTTAGGGAAGCTTTGGTAGAAGGTAGCTTTATTGTTGCCCTAATTTTGATTCCGTTTTTGATGAATTGGCGCACTCTCGTAGTTAGCCTTACGGCGCTTCCCTTGTCTTTGCTGCTAGGATTACTGGCGTTAAATTGGCTGGGACAGGGACTTAATACGATGACTTTGGGCGGCTTGGCTGTAGCCATTGGTTCAGCGGTAGATGATGCGATTGTGGATGCTGAAAATGTCTACCGTTCTCTCCGGGAATATAAGAACAAGGGACTGGGGACTAGGGAAAGCGAACAAGGGAATCTTCCCAATTCCCAATCCCAAATTCCAAATATAAAATCTCCTTTAGATGTGGTTTTTGAAGGCTGTCAGGAGGTGCGCGATTCCTTGTTTGGTGCCACATTAATTACTGTGGTTGTATTTTCCCCAATTTTTGCTTTGGCTGGTGTAGAAGGTCGCATTTTTGCACCGATGGGTATTGCTTATTTAGTGGCAGTTTTGGCTTCTAGTGTTACAGCACTTACAGTTACTCCAGCTTTATGTGCTATCTTACTGCCTCACGGTAGTTTTCCAGAAAAAGAACCGTGGGTGGCGAGATTTTTTAAAGGGCTTTATCGCCCCTTTTTAATGTTTTCTCTGCGTAGTTCTAAGCTAATTTCTGTGATCGTGATCGCATCTCTTGTAGCAGCAATTGCGATCGCGCCTTCGTTGGGACGGGTATTTTTGCCAGAGTTTCAAGAGCGATCGCTTGTCAATACCCTAACTCTCTATCCCGGTGTTTCTCTAGAAAATACCAACCGTGCTGGTGAAGCGCTTCAAGATGCTCTCAAGGACGATCCCCGCTTTGATTTTATCCAGTTACGATCGGGACGCGCCCCCGGAGATGCTGATGCAGCAGGTGTGAACTTTGGCCATTTGGATGTGGAACTGAGCGAAGCTGGGATAAAAGACCGCAAAGGAAGTATTGAAAAGCTACGGGAAGAATTTGCTAAATTACCTGGTGTTGCGCCCAATATTGGCGGTTTTATTTCTCACCGGATGGATGAAGTGCTATCAGGGGTGAGGAGTGCGATCGCGCTCAAAATTTTTGGCCCCGACTTGCAGCAACTCCGCACAATTGGCAGACAAGTCGAAGACATCATGAAAACTGTCCCCGGTATTGTAGACTTGCAACTAGAACCCCAACTGCCAATTAGACAGATTCAAATTCAGTTTGACAGGTCAGCTGCTGCTCGTTACGGTTTAACTGTGGGTGAACTATCAGAAACTATTGAAACAGCACTCAATGGAAAAGTCGTTTCCCAAGTCTTAGAGCAGCAACAAACCTTTGACCTTGTTGTGTGGTTAAAAGAAGATGCTCGCCGCAACTTGGATACTATTAGTAATTTGCTAGTCGATACTCCTAACAATCAAAAAATTCCCCTCGCTCAAGTTGCCCAAATTGACAATGGGACAGGCCCAAATACTATCAACCGTGAAAATGTTTCCCGTTTAATTGTTGTATCCGCCAACGCTAGCGGTAGAGATTTGCGCTCTGTAGTAGATGAAATTAGCGCCAAAGTTAAGCAACAAGTGCAATTACCCCCTGGTTACTTTATTCAATATGGCGGTCAATTCGAGTCCGAACAACGAGCTACTCAAAATATATTACTATTTAGCTCTTTAGCTTTTGTAGTAATTACGATATTAATATATTTTTCTGTTAAATCTTTTCCCTCAACTGCGATGATTATGATTAATTTACCCTTAGCCTTAGTGGGAGGAGTGCTTTCAATTGCGCTCACAGATGGCGTTATCTCTGTGGCTTCTCTGGTTGGTTTTATCACCCTATTTGGTGTCGCCACTCGCAACGGGTTGTTATTAGTTGATAATTACAATGCTAAATTTGCCGATGGTTTGCCTTTTCGGGAAGTTATAATTGAAGGCTCGATGCAACGGCTAAATGCTATTTTGATGACGGCTTTTACCTCGGCTTTGGGTTTGTTACCTCTGGTATTTGGCGGCGGTGCTGGTAAAGAAATTCTGCAACCTTTAGCGGTGGTGGTGTTGGGGGGATTGTTTACTTCTACAGCTTTAACGCTGTTAGTGTTACCTGCTTTGTATGCTCAGTTTGGAAAAATTTTGATACCTAAAAAGGTTTGA
- the rppA gene encoding two-component system response regulator RppA — MRILLVEDEPDLGAAIKRTLSQEAYIVDWVLDGTQAWEFLESQWTQYTLAIFDWLLPGLSGIELCVKLRQQNNPLPVLMLTAKDSMEDKVAGLDAGADDYLIKPFGMAELLARLRALQRRSPQLQAPALQVGSLTLDYTTHTVCYQNKQAIPLTIKEFQLLEYFMKHPTQIVTRDQLLNQLWELGAEPMSNVVAAQMRLLRRKLAEYGCDRVLETVYGVGYRLNSH; from the coding sequence ATGCGGATACTTTTAGTCGAAGATGAGCCTGATTTGGGTGCGGCAATTAAACGAACCTTAAGCCAGGAAGCGTATATAGTTGATTGGGTTCTGGATGGCACGCAAGCATGGGAATTTTTAGAAAGCCAGTGGACGCAATATACGCTGGCTATTTTCGATTGGTTACTACCAGGTTTATCAGGAATCGAGTTATGTGTAAAGCTACGGCAGCAAAATAATCCTCTACCAGTTTTGATGCTAACTGCTAAAGACAGTATGGAAGATAAAGTTGCTGGGTTAGATGCTGGTGCTGATGATTATTTAATAAAGCCGTTTGGCATGGCAGAACTGTTAGCGAGGTTGCGGGCATTGCAAAGGCGATCGCCTCAACTTCAAGCCCCAGCTCTGCAAGTTGGCAGTTTGACTTTAGATTACACTACTCATACGGTTTGTTATCAGAATAAGCAAGCTATTCCTCTGACTATTAAGGAATTTCAACTGCTAGAGTATTTTATGAAGCATCCGACGCAGATTGTTACTCGCGACCAACTTCTAAATCAGCTTTGGGAATTGGGCGCAGAACCGATGAGTAATGTGGTGGCGGCTCAGATGCGGCTGCTGCGTCGTAAATTAGCTGAATATGGATGCGATCGCGTCCTCGAAACTGTCTATGGTGTGGGATATCGTTTAAATAGTCATTAG
- a CDS encoding saccharopine dehydrogenase family protein: MTEQVLILGGSGRIGSSVAADLVAHTQAQVILTGRHEAAGMSVTQELGSKVKFLGLDLADDSVLRDAIASCNLVIHCAGPFHYRDDRVLKLCIKEGVNYLDVSDHPSYTRKALDCREEAAAAGVTAIVNTGIFPGISNSMVRQCVEQLDETDSIHLSYLVSGSGGSGVTVMRTTFLGLQKPFEVWIDGQWQEIKPYSDREVIEFPPPYGRTGVYWFDMPEAFTLPETFPVKTVITKFGTVPDFYNYLTWSVARWWPSSWLRNRYVIEFLARVSHRMTDVSDRFTGVGVAIRSEVSGRKDGQPAKFCSTLVHENTAVAAGYGTGSLAELVLTGKLKKPGVWAVEQALPTDLFEHTMQSRGLNIHQEWLPQKN; encoded by the coding sequence ATGACAGAGCAGGTTTTAATTCTTGGAGGAAGCGGACGGATTGGCAGCAGCGTAGCAGCCGATCTGGTCGCACACACACAGGCGCAAGTTATACTTACTGGCAGACACGAAGCTGCTGGGATGTCAGTCACTCAAGAGCTGGGGTCGAAAGTGAAATTCCTGGGTCTAGATTTGGCAGACGACTCGGTACTCAGGGATGCGATCGCCTCTTGTAATCTGGTAATCCACTGTGCGGGGCCATTTCATTACCGGGATGATAGAGTCCTAAAACTCTGTATAAAAGAGGGTGTCAACTATCTGGATGTCAGCGATCACCCATCCTATACACGCAAAGCCTTAGATTGCCGGGAAGAAGCTGCCGCTGCGGGGGTGACAGCGATTGTTAATACGGGAATTTTCCCCGGTATCTCTAATAGTATGGTGCGCCAGTGCGTCGAGCAGCTAGATGAGACAGACAGCATTCACCTGAGTTATCTAGTATCGGGTTCCGGCGGTTCTGGGGTGACGGTAATGCGAACCACATTTCTAGGGTTGCAAAAACCCTTTGAAGTTTGGATAGATGGTCAATGGCAGGAGATCAAGCCGTATAGCGATCGCGAAGTCATTGAGTTTCCCCCGCCTTACGGTCGCACTGGCGTTTACTGGTTTGATATGCCAGAAGCCTTTACGCTACCGGAAACTTTCCCAGTCAAAACCGTAATTACCAAATTTGGCACAGTTCCCGATTTCTACAATTACCTTACCTGGAGCGTTGCCCGCTGGTGGCCTTCCAGCTGGCTAAGAAATCGTTATGTCATCGAGTTTTTAGCCAGAGTCAGTCACCGCATGACCGATGTAAGCGATCGCTTTACCGGAGTTGGCGTAGCCATTCGTTCTGAAGTCAGCGGACGTAAAGATGGACAACCAGCCAAGTTTTGCTCAACTTTAGTGCATGAAAACACCGCAGTTGCAGCTGGTTATGGTACTGGCAGCCTTGCCGAATTAGTGCTAACTGGGAAACTCAAAAAACCCGGTGTTTGGGCAGTAGAACAGGCACTCCCCACAGATTTATTTGAACATACCATGCAAAGCCGAGGGCTTAATATTCATCAAGAGTGGTTGCCTCAGAAAAATTAA
- a CDS encoding four-helix bundle copper-binding protein, whose protein sequence is MAHHMQQMSQEMQQCIQNCQDCHSICLQTAVTYCLPTGGMHAEPDHIRLMLDCAEICQTSANFMLRGSDLHTRTCGICAEICQRCAENCDRMSDDAQMKECADMCRRCAESCRQMAMAKA, encoded by the coding sequence ATGGCACATCATATGCAACAAATGAGCCAAGAAATGCAGCAGTGCATTCAAAATTGCCAAGATTGCCACAGCATCTGCTTGCAAACGGCGGTTACGTATTGCCTGCCAACTGGCGGTATGCACGCAGAACCAGATCATATTCGGCTGATGCTTGATTGTGCGGAAATCTGCCAGACAAGTGCTAATTTTATGCTGCGTGGTTCCGATCTCCACACGCGCACTTGCGGCATTTGTGCCGAGATTTGTCAGCGGTGTGCAGAAAACTGCGATCGCATGAGCGATGATGCCCAGATGAAAGAGTGCGCTGATATGTGTCGTCGCTGTGCCGAATCGTGCCGACAAATGGCAATGGCAAAAGCTTGA
- a CDS encoding DUF1206 domain-containing protein, whose protein sequence is MNTGQKDPITGANSSEWVERLARLGFGARGVVYATVGVLAAQAAFGAGGKTTDTKGALQSIVTQPFGKFLLAIVAFGLLGYVLWRFVEAIADPENKGTDAKGLALRLGYAGSGLIYAGLAWSAIKLILGSGGGGNSNSSQDWTARLLAQPFGQFLTGIVGAAVIGMGFYQFYRAYKAKFRKKWKISEMSQQEEKWATLASRFGIASRGVVFSIIGLFLLQAARQSDATQVEGLGGALAALARQPFGPWLLGIVAFGLIAYGIYNFVEARYRRIQTR, encoded by the coding sequence ATGAACACCGGACAAAAAGACCCCATAACTGGCGCTAATTCTTCTGAGTGGGTGGAGAGGCTGGCACGTTTGGGCTTTGGAGCCAGAGGGGTGGTTTACGCCACCGTGGGAGTGCTGGCGGCGCAGGCGGCGTTTGGTGCAGGCGGCAAAACCACTGATACTAAGGGTGCGCTGCAAAGCATTGTGACGCAGCCGTTTGGGAAATTCTTACTGGCTATAGTAGCTTTCGGCTTGCTTGGTTACGTGCTGTGGCGTTTCGTGGAAGCGATCGCCGATCCGGAAAACAAAGGCACCGATGCCAAAGGTCTTGCACTGCGTTTGGGATACGCTGGCAGCGGCTTGATCTATGCTGGGTTAGCCTGGAGTGCAATTAAGCTGATCCTGGGTTCGGGAGGCGGCGGTAATAGTAATTCTTCGCAAGACTGGACAGCACGCTTGTTAGCGCAACCCTTCGGTCAATTTCTAACTGGAATTGTTGGAGCCGCCGTCATCGGCATGGGCTTCTATCAATTTTACAGAGCTTACAAAGCCAAATTCCGCAAAAAGTGGAAAATCAGCGAGATGAGCCAACAAGAGGAGAAATGGGCGACACTCGCTAGCAGGTTTGGTATTGCTTCTCGTGGTGTTGTTTTTAGCATTATCGGTCTTTTTCTACTCCAAGCGGCGCGGCAGTCGGATGCCACTCAAGTTGAGGGACTAGGTGGTGCCTTGGCAGCACTAGCACGACAGCCTTTTGGCCCTTGGCTTTTAGGAATTGTTGCCTTCGGTCTAATCGCTTATGGTATTTATAATTTCGTAGAGGCGCGGTATCGACGGATTCAGACTAGGTAA
- the rppB gene encoding two-component system sensor histidine kinase RppB: protein MNQNKLFQLTRWRLAGWYVGIMGLILSLCGFAVYRAIAHANWNALDRELESVAGTLHDSIEPTLKQPGRLEAITQKLLPDICLALNGCVTQLENTQRHAIGAIHQGDYYVRLLDRSGRLIALAGLQPEGLYQTSKRELWQIHKDRQGTRYHQISLSLHTQDNLSWGYIQVGRSLKDLDNQLAVLKFILLLGLPVAMILVGGSSWLLAGLAMQPIYQSYRQIQQFTADAAHELRTPLAAIQATVESSLRMNKLSEKEARDTLKTLERQNHRLSELVKDLLLLSRMDQQVLPIKLRLTCLNDLVSDVTEELAALAIASDVNLMADNSNVGEPLYVNGDEEQLYRLLCNLVINAIQYTPIGEEVMVSLESSDRTALIHIKDTGIGITAQQQKLIFNRFYRVNSDRSRNSGGSGLGLPIAVAIATAHNGSIHVESKLGKGSTFTVKLPMHNSA, encoded by the coding sequence GTGAATCAAAATAAACTATTTCAGCTAACGCGCTGGCGACTGGCTGGCTGGTATGTTGGCATCATGGGCTTGATTTTGAGTTTGTGTGGATTTGCTGTTTACCGCGCGATCGCTCATGCTAATTGGAACGCACTCGATCGAGAATTAGAATCTGTCGCCGGAACGCTGCACGATAGCATTGAACCAACTTTGAAGCAGCCTGGACGCTTGGAAGCAATTACTCAAAAACTCTTACCAGATATTTGTCTTGCTCTTAACGGCTGCGTTACCCAATTAGAAAATACACAGCGTCACGCAATAGGCGCAATTCACCAAGGCGACTACTACGTGCGTTTATTGGATCGTTCAGGACGCTTAATTGCTTTGGCAGGACTTCAGCCAGAGGGATTATATCAAACATCAAAACGGGAATTGTGGCAAATTCACAAGGATCGCCAAGGTACTCGCTACCATCAAATTTCTCTGTCTCTGCATACCCAAGATAATCTCTCTTGGGGATACATTCAGGTGGGGCGAAGCCTTAAAGACCTTGACAATCAACTTGCTGTCTTGAAATTTATCTTATTATTAGGCTTGCCAGTGGCAATGATTTTGGTAGGCGGTTCTAGTTGGTTGTTGGCTGGACTAGCGATGCAACCAATTTACCAATCTTATCGCCAAATTCAACAATTTACAGCGGATGCTGCCCATGAGTTGCGGACACCTCTAGCTGCAATTCAAGCGACGGTAGAATCTTCATTGAGAATGAATAAACTAAGTGAGAAAGAGGCGAGAGACACCCTGAAAACTCTTGAGCGTCAGAATCACCGCCTATCTGAACTTGTTAAAGATTTATTGTTACTATCTCGCATGGATCAGCAGGTTTTGCCTATAAAACTTCGTCTCACCTGTCTCAACGATTTAGTCAGTGATGTGACAGAAGAATTGGCAGCGTTGGCGATCGCATCTGATGTTAATCTTATGGCTGACAACAGCAATGTAGGCGAGCCTTTGTATGTAAATGGTGACGAGGAACAGCTGTATCGTCTGCTTTGTAATTTAGTTATTAACGCTATTCAATACACGCCCATCGGGGAAGAGGTGATGGTTAGTTTAGAAAGTAGCGATCGCACTGCGCTGATTCACATAAAAGATACAGGCATCGGCATTACAGCGCAACAACAAAAGCTGATTTTTAACCGATTCTATCGCGTGAATAGCGATCGCTCCCGAAACAGTGGCGGTTCTGGCTTGGGATTGCCGATTGCAGTAGCGATCGCTACTGCCCACAACGGCAGCATACACGTTGAGAGCAAATTGGGCAAAGGCAGCACTTTTACCGTTAAACTGCCTATGCACAATTCAGCCTAA